A single Marinobacter sp. es.042 DNA region contains:
- a CDS encoding DUF1272 domain-containing protein, producing MLELRPNCECCDKDLPPDSSEAVICTFECTFCQSCASGVLANQCPNCGGNFSPRPIRPASLLGKYPASTQRVVKVGGCSANS from the coding sequence ATGCTCGAATTGAGACCCAATTGCGAGTGCTGTGACAAGGACTTGCCGCCAGACTCTAGTGAGGCTGTCATCTGCACATTTGAATGCACGTTCTGCCAATCATGTGCTTCTGGTGTTCTGGCTAATCAGTGCCCCAACTGTGGTGGTAATTTCTCGCCTCGTCCCATTCGTCCAGCATCACTACTCGGCAAATATCCGGCTTCAACGCAACGAGTGGTAAAAGTCGGTGGCTGTAGTGCCAATTCATAA
- a CDS encoding DUF5412 family protein, with the protein MKRIKRWMVGVSLTILAVFVAVVLIAYLALPDLCENEELSATASPNGEYEAISFRRNCGATTPYSVQVSVVPAGMELPNEPGNVLVIRNHDLAPELHWKGPYDLGILYPTHVQVIRVDKIPNDVSVVYTPVAG; encoded by the coding sequence GCGTCAGCCTCACTATTCTGGCGGTGTTCGTCGCGGTAGTCCTGATCGCCTACCTTGCTCTTCCTGACCTATGTGAAAACGAAGAACTCTCGGCGACCGCTTCTCCAAATGGAGAATATGAGGCAATCAGCTTTCGCAGGAATTGTGGAGCAACTACTCCCTATAGTGTCCAAGTTTCAGTGGTACCAGCGGGTATGGAGTTGCCAAACGAGCCAGGGAACGTGTTGGTTATTCGCAATCATGATTTGGCCCCAGAGCTACACTGGAAAGGGCCATACGATTTGGGAATCCTTTACCCAACCCACGTGCAGGTGATTCGGGTAGATAAAATTCCAAATGATGTTTCTGTTGTATACACCCCGGTGGCCGGGTGA
- a CDS encoding putative quinol monooxygenase — MDEINLLVFIEVMPGKRAEQIEAYKALKPLVEAEPGCLRYELLADSNDENRFILIEKWASQEALDAHDNTEHMVAADAHSPTFRAGPARVQKASAVL, encoded by the coding sequence ATGGATGAAATCAATCTACTAGTGTTCATAGAAGTTATGCCGGGCAAGCGTGCCGAGCAGATTGAAGCCTACAAGGCGCTCAAACCTCTGGTAGAGGCAGAGCCTGGCTGCCTGCGGTACGAGTTGCTTGCTGACTCCAATGACGAGAATAGATTTATTCTTATCGAAAAGTGGGCATCGCAAGAGGCTCTTGATGCTCACGATAATACCGAGCATATGGTGGCTGCGGATGCTCACAGTCCAACGTTCCGTGCCGGGCCTGCAAGGGTTCAGAAAGCCAGTGCTGTACTCTAA